In Vibrio atlanticus, the following proteins share a genomic window:
- a CDS encoding group II intron maturase-specific domain-containing protein: MTHRILGFCAPAVSQSEGEVQLFYRTEEGTPQGGIISPTLMLITLAGLEQQIKSLALKKKARANFIGYADDFVVTCTSKDVLENDIKPLITEFLLERGLTLSDEKTRTTHIDDGFDFLGFNHRKYKGKLLIKPSKTNVLSFLSNLRRLIKTHATIPVNNLIKMINPKIRGWANYYRHCVAKRVFGYVGHQLFQALWLWAVRRHPTKSKDWVTHKYFINRKGQWQFHGWQKIMNMDCHFNLFQIAKVPIERHVKIKNAATPFDPQYQEYLVKRKSKRLARNSWKEPVPTAL, from the coding sequence TTGACACATCGGATCTTGGGATTTTGCGCCCCAGCTGTGTCGCAAAGTGAGGGTGAAGTACAGTTATTTTATCGTACGGAAGAAGGCACGCCACAAGGTGGCATAATTTCTCCAACGTTAATGCTAATAACTCTCGCAGGGCTTGAACAACAAATAAAGTCTTTGGCTCTCAAGAAGAAAGCAAGAGCCAACTTTATTGGATACGCTGATGATTTTGTTGTCACTTGTACATCAAAGGATGTATTAGAGAACGACATAAAGCCATTGATTACTGAATTTCTACTAGAAAGAGGTCTAACACTTTCCGATGAAAAAACACGCACAACTCATATTGATGATGGTTTCGATTTTCTAGGGTTTAACCACAGAAAATACAAAGGAAAGCTACTCATAAAACCGAGTAAAACCAATGTACTGTCATTCTTAAGTAACTTGCGTAGACTCATCAAAACTCACGCAACGATCCCCGTAAATAACCTTATCAAAATGATAAACCCCAAAATACGGGGATGGGCGAATTACTATCGCCACTGTGTTGCCAAACGAGTTTTCGGATACGTTGGACACCAACTATTCCAAGCATTATGGCTCTGGGCTGTTAGGCGTCACCCAACTAAATCAAAAGATTGGGTCACCCATAAGTACTTCATCAACCGAAAAGGCCAGTGGCAATTTCACGGTTGGCAGAAGATCATGAATATGGATTGTCACTTCAATCTGTTCCAAATAGCGAAAGTGCCCATCGAGCGACACGTAAAAATCAAGAATGCAGCGACCCCTTTTGACCCTCAATACCAAGAATATTTGGTGAAGAGAAAATCTAAAAGGCTAGCCCGTAACTCTTGGAAAGAGCCTGTCCCGACTGCGTTATAA
- a CDS encoding tetratricopeptide repeat protein produces METIIHEAINLREAGNYHASRLLLRTLLDDSQYAAKANLCMAWSYDNEGKEKQALIHYHLALEGDLSITERFDALFGLASTYRSLGKYTEALEYFERTIAEYPDSLEVQPFYAMCLYNLERHKEATALLIKLLLSTTESKKIKSYQRAILLYAKDLDKTW; encoded by the coding sequence ATGGAAACCATTATCCACGAAGCCATCAATCTTAGAGAGGCCGGAAATTATCATGCGTCTCGGCTTTTGCTGCGTACGCTATTGGATGACAGTCAATATGCAGCCAAAGCAAATTTATGCATGGCTTGGTCTTATGATAATGAAGGCAAAGAGAAGCAAGCGCTTATACATTATCATCTTGCATTGGAAGGGGATCTTTCCATAACTGAACGTTTTGATGCTCTGTTTGGGTTGGCGAGTACTTATCGCAGTTTGGGTAAATACACTGAAGCGTTAGAGTATTTTGAGCGAACCATTGCTGAATACCCTGATTCACTGGAAGTACAGCCGTTCTATGCCATGTGTTTGTACAACTTAGAACGACACAAAGAAGCAACGGCGTTACTAATTAAGTTATTGTTATCAACCACTGAGAGTAAGAAAATCAAAAGTTACCAGCGAGCCATTCTGCTTTATGCAAAAGACCTTGATAAAACGTGGTAA
- a CDS encoding DUF2787 family protein, with protein sequence MHRDILPTTSFNRTALPISQALLDTLNNVLNKHTGLVDDHHIIHFSNKHYSAEHGGYHPVEIALAKDVNNIYSILCITDFSFNGYPYPTLERDIEFDFTHSTVFTRYSGLKSISAPNTHKLYTLWESKFIANLAKGAYNPIELRGP encoded by the coding sequence ATGCATAGGGATATCTTACCCACAACTTCATTCAACAGGACTGCTTTGCCTATATCTCAGGCTCTTCTGGATACATTAAACAACGTTCTAAACAAACACACAGGACTCGTAGATGATCATCACATCATCCATTTCAGCAATAAGCACTACTCCGCTGAACATGGAGGCTATCACCCTGTTGAGATTGCACTAGCGAAAGACGTTAACAACATCTATTCAATCCTTTGCATCACAGATTTTAGCTTCAATGGATACCCTTACCCGACACTTGAGCGAGATATTGAGTTCGATTTCACTCATTCCACGGTCTTCACTCGATACTCCGGTTTAAAGAGTATCAGCGCACCCAACACCCACAAGCTATACACACTTTGGGAATCCAAGTTTATTGCTAACTTAGCCAAGGGAGCCTACAACCCAATCGAACTGCGTGGCCCCTAA
- a CDS encoding LPD25 domain-containing protein has translation MQTTQPNSSSIDQHDSLPTLEAKKIKPLTVLVHWSESREFSEETLYDFNEFENKALEVAKRNPLGGYDKTKVTVTFDNEYQHECRLDLGCGGNDQGFAEHCLSIVRYYRQHKGDVDKPWLYDKHHQQLIELINTYELDHSFVDLGRMQVKQVEEQAKAEEAAKEEAKQQKRERAWRKHQQAEEAFQETLEVPPWAKGVIVATLTDYDAEISEPYAGEFHTKTLKTIILAWSKHSRNLFPELRKACLNHSETAFLNDPEKSVEHRERFAMGEGYYLTDTKYIRHGWQVKKRNFYREDNKARYVPLGDIAIGE, from the coding sequence ATGCAAACAACACAACCAAACAGCTCATCCATAGATCAACATGATTCTTTACCTACGTTAGAGGCAAAAAAAATCAAACCACTCACGGTACTTGTCCACTGGTCTGAATCTCGCGAGTTCAGTGAAGAGACACTCTATGACTTTAATGAGTTCGAAAATAAAGCGCTGGAAGTTGCCAAACGCAACCCATTAGGCGGGTACGATAAAACAAAAGTAACCGTGACCTTTGACAATGAATATCAGCACGAATGCCGCTTAGATTTAGGATGTGGTGGTAATGACCAAGGCTTTGCTGAGCATTGCTTAAGCATAGTTCGTTATTACCGTCAGCATAAAGGGGATGTCGATAAGCCTTGGCTTTATGACAAACACCACCAGCAGTTAATCGAACTCATAAATACTTATGAGTTGGACCACTCATTCGTAGACCTAGGGCGTATGCAGGTTAAACAGGTCGAGGAGCAAGCCAAAGCCGAAGAAGCTGCAAAAGAAGAAGCCAAACAACAGAAGCGGGAAAGAGCGTGGCGTAAACACCAGCAAGCGGAGGAGGCGTTTCAAGAAACCTTAGAAGTACCACCATGGGCAAAGGGCGTGATTGTTGCCACACTCACGGACTATGACGCTGAAATCAGTGAACCGTATGCAGGAGAGTTTCACACCAAAACGCTAAAGACCATCATTCTCGCTTGGTCGAAACACTCTCGAAACCTATTCCCTGAGCTGCGCAAAGCTTGTCTGAATCACTCTGAAACGGCTTTCCTTAACGATCCAGAGAAAAGCGTTGAACACCGTGAACGCTTTGCCATGGGAGAAGGCTATTACCTAACCGATACCAAATACATTCGTCATGGATGGCAAGTCAAAAAGCGAAACTTTTACAGAGAGGACAATAAAGCACGTTACGTACCCTTAGGTGATATCGCGATAGGCGAATAA
- the radC gene encoding RadC family protein, which translates to MTTPNSDYQKQQRYQENEILEHAAEILATRYVRGDALISPNATKEYVRCKLGSYEREVFALLLLDNQNRLIEFKELFHGTVDAASVYPREVVKAVLEVNAAAVIMAHNHPSGDSTPSQADRRITERLKDALALVDVRVLDHIVTGETCTSFAERGWL; encoded by the coding sequence ATGACTACCCCTAATTCTGATTACCAAAAACAACAGCGCTATCAAGAAAATGAAATCCTAGAGCATGCCGCTGAGATACTCGCAACGCGCTATGTACGTGGTGATGCCTTAATTAGTCCTAACGCCACTAAAGAGTATGTACGCTGCAAACTCGGCAGCTATGAACGTGAAGTGTTTGCTTTACTGCTACTGGATAACCAAAACCGATTGATTGAGTTTAAAGAGCTCTTTCATGGCACCGTCGATGCCGCCAGTGTCTACCCAAGAGAAGTAGTAAAAGCGGTGTTAGAAGTGAATGCAGCAGCAGTGATTATGGCACACAACCACCCTTCCGGTGACTCTACCCCCTCACAAGCGGATAGACGTATCACCGAAAGACTCAAAGACGCTTTAGCGCTGGTGGATGTGCGCGTATTGGACCATATCGTAACGGGCGAAACCTGCACCTCATTTGCTGAACGAGGCTGGTTATGA
- a CDS encoding DUF3658 domain-containing protein → MTLRKVTHFVTGGAAAGILNYLLAPDEKKRVVELSDPLTYGPLNNYGTQQGDALRSNWFRGVCDLINDPDLWPWLAGHIGLPILQSYQNLECDGDYVVWVGQSVDEQLMLRALCSVLPEQRLFLADVTTGKLSKDTMPIVGACSAEELTTVIPVPLDIFQQVKLAKEWDSLLVSRDMVRTWNGSAIVSHDETFFDAALLAAIGPRVCVAAVVIGRVLGDYVGQVGDTFLCYRLRVLILRKIVRSVGEGPFFRRQLSRAL, encoded by the coding sequence ATGACCCTTCGTAAGGTGACTCACTTTGTTACAGGAGGCGCAGCTGCTGGCATTTTGAATTATCTTCTTGCGCCAGATGAAAAGAAGCGGGTAGTAGAGCTGAGTGACCCGTTGACTTACGGTCCGTTAAATAATTATGGTACGCAGCAGGGAGATGCTCTACGTAGTAATTGGTTTAGGGGGGTATGTGATCTTATTAATGATCCAGACTTATGGCCATGGTTAGCTGGCCATATAGGACTGCCCATATTGCAGAGCTATCAGAACCTCGAATGCGATGGCGATTATGTTGTTTGGGTTGGCCAGTCAGTGGATGAGCAATTAATGTTGCGAGCGCTGTGCTCTGTGCTACCGGAACAACGTTTATTTTTAGCCGATGTAACGACAGGTAAGTTGAGCAAAGACACCATGCCAATCGTTGGTGCCTGTTCAGCCGAAGAACTTACTACCGTCATTCCAGTACCTCTTGATATCTTTCAACAGGTTAAATTAGCCAAAGAATGGGATAGTCTTCTTGTGAGTAGGGATATGGTTCGAACTTGGAACGGTTCCGCAATTGTATCCCATGATGAGACGTTTTTTGATGCTGCTCTTCTTGCTGCGATTGGCCCACGAGTTTGTGTTGCAGCAGTAGTCATTGGTCGTGTGCTTGGTGATTATGTAGGGCAAGTTGGTGATACTTTTCTCTGTTACAGATTGCGTGTGTTGATCTTGAGAAAAATAGTGCGCTCGGTAGGTGAAGGACCTTTCTTTAGGCGTCAGTTGAGTCGAGCGTTATGA
- a CDS encoding transcriptional regulator, giving the protein MSNKTSIEGLSALLHTLMLIPQHRWITVRELQQQLALIDIHRTTRSIKRYLDDIIVEVFNVECNSMSMPHIYRKTSEQLLKLNKQEMLYWQLTNKYLQPLIPDALNYGQGRPSERDKPLRDKASAISKERLWLSKVHLNLPNTRGWSNKQQQVLGSVHEALLNNRMLKVSSQALQQEQTLIEPLGLSVQCDALLLLFRLSNQHPIHTVALPLINEASVSTFSFTYPSDFNVEQFMLAHEGTGYPEFHSPMRRVNP; this is encoded by the coding sequence ATGAGCAATAAAACCAGCATTGAAGGCTTATCTGCTTTGCTGCACACGCTGATGCTTATTCCTCAACATCGATGGATCACTGTTAGGGAGTTGCAGCAGCAGTTAGCCCTAATCGATATCCACCGCACCACGCGCAGTATCAAACGCTACCTCGATGACATCATTGTGGAGGTGTTTAACGTGGAGTGTAATTCGATGAGCATGCCCCATATTTACCGAAAAACATCCGAGCAATTGCTGAAGCTAAACAAGCAAGAAATGCTCTATTGGCAACTGACTAATAAGTACTTACAGCCGCTTATTCCTGATGCACTGAATTATGGACAGGGTCGGCCCTCGGAGAGAGACAAACCCTTACGGGATAAGGCTTCAGCTATTTCAAAAGAACGACTTTGGCTAAGTAAAGTACACCTCAACCTGCCTAATACGAGAGGCTGGAGTAACAAGCAGCAACAAGTCTTAGGGTCAGTCCATGAAGCATTACTTAACAACCGAATGCTAAAGGTCTCTAGCCAAGCTTTGCAGCAAGAGCAAACGCTCATTGAACCACTGGGACTCTCGGTTCAGTGTGACGCGCTCTTGCTGCTCTTTCGGCTATCCAACCAACATCCAATACACACCGTTGCCTTACCACTCATCAATGAGGCCAGTGTATCGACATTTTCATTTACCTATCCCTCTGACTTCAATGTTGAGCAGTTCATGCTGGCTCACGAAGGAACAGGCTACCCAGAATTTCACTCACCAATGAGGAGAGTAAACCCATGA
- a CDS encoding DUF2787 domain-containing protein codes for MSQLAFTSLPLPVSKKLYALLNARYSAHLLNNETLSTSRHVVFNFRDKSYSADAGGFHPVEMSICQSSTGEWCVEYITDFSYMGNYYPELERNLDFDFRARQCFASYHGWFSMKDNREAIELYQLWESDFLAYIEMEAFDDITLTPQ; via the coding sequence ATGTCCCAATTAGCCTTTACATCATTACCCCTACCTGTTTCTAAGAAGCTGTATGCGTTGCTTAATGCGCGTTACTCGGCTCATTTACTTAACAATGAAACGCTCTCCACCAGCCGTCATGTGGTCTTTAACTTTCGTGATAAAAGTTATAGTGCTGATGCTGGTGGCTTTCACCCTGTCGAGATGTCTATTTGCCAGTCTTCAACAGGAGAGTGGTGTGTTGAGTACATCACAGACTTTTCTTATATGGGGAACTACTACCCTGAGCTTGAACGGAATTTGGATTTTGACTTTCGCGCTCGTCAATGTTTTGCCAGCTATCATGGCTGGTTTTCAATGAAAGATAACCGTGAGGCTATCGAGCTGTATCAATTGTGGGAAAGTGATTTTCTCGCATACATTGAGATGGAGGCATTCGACGATATTACCCTTACTCCGCAATAA
- a CDS encoding DUF2787 domain-containing protein has product MIEQYYGDITINDALLSSLESLLAGHTLPEHAERLVLNCRQMSYYRHRQGLHPIEIQLKRESISEPWFIVFFASFSYPNDNSTSVEPELYFHIANRWFYQPDTGTTDLSHPEVQEVLSAWVNALTRHLTRNVFDSVQLSLVSSFK; this is encoded by the coding sequence ATGATTGAACAATACTATGGTGACATCACCATCAATGATGCACTGCTCTCGTCATTAGAGAGCCTTCTAGCAGGTCACACACTACCTGAGCATGCTGAGCGACTGGTACTGAACTGCCGTCAAATGAGTTACTACCGCCATCGCCAAGGATTGCACCCGATTGAGATACAACTCAAACGAGAGTCAATCTCAGAGCCTTGGTTCATCGTGTTCTTTGCGAGCTTTTCTTACCCTAATGACAACAGTACTTCAGTAGAGCCAGAGCTGTACTTTCATATTGCTAATCGTTGGTTCTATCAACCCGATACAGGAACAACGGATTTATCTCATCCAGAAGTGCAAGAGGTACTCTCTGCTTGGGTGAATGCATTAACTCGCCACCTAACCCGAAACGTCTTTGATAGCGTGCAACTCTCGTTGGTCAGCTCGTTTAAATAA
- a CDS encoding IS5 family transposase, with protein sequence MPKPRYKTTNWKQYNQSLINRGSLTFWIDEEAISGWAQSKQNKRGRPRRFSDLAITTALMVKRVFSMPLRALQGFIDSIFRLAHVPLSCPHYTCISRRAKQVEVSFKTKTRGAIQHLAIDATGLKVYGEGEWKVKKHGTDGKRRVWRKLHIAVDTNTHEIIAAELSLSTVTDGEVLPNLLKQTRRSILEVSGDGAYDTRACHAAIKIKGAIALIPPREGAAFWERGHSRNLAVGCQKLYGSNKYWKERYGYHKRSLSETAMYRVKQLLGGKLSLRNYNAQVGETYAMIKALNKLTGLGMPETCRID encoded by the coding sequence ATGCCTAAACCTCGTTATAAAACAACCAACTGGAAGCAATACAATCAATCACTCATTAACCGTGGCTCTCTGACCTTTTGGATTGATGAAGAGGCGATAAGCGGCTGGGCGCAAAGCAAACAGAATAAGCGCGGGAGGCCGCGTCGGTTCAGTGATTTAGCTATCACGACAGCACTCATGGTGAAACGAGTTTTTTCTATGCCATTGAGAGCGCTGCAAGGATTTATCGACTCGATATTTAGGTTAGCCCATGTACCGTTAAGTTGTCCGCATTACACCTGCATCAGTCGTAGAGCCAAGCAAGTTGAGGTTTCATTTAAGACTAAAACGAGAGGAGCGATACAGCACCTAGCTATTGATGCTACTGGCCTTAAGGTTTATGGCGAAGGTGAATGGAAAGTCAAAAAACATGGGACGGATGGCAAGCGTAGAGTCTGGCGAAAGCTTCATATTGCCGTCGATACCAACACTCATGAGATCATTGCCGCTGAGCTAAGTTTATCGACGGTTACAGATGGAGAAGTACTCCCGAACTTACTGAAACAAACACGCCGAAGTATCCTTGAGGTGTCTGGTGATGGCGCTTACGACACGAGAGCGTGTCACGCTGCTATTAAGATTAAGGGAGCTATTGCGCTTATTCCCCCAAGAGAAGGGGCAGCCTTCTGGGAGCGTGGTCACTCTCGAAATCTCGCCGTGGGTTGCCAGAAATTATACGGCTCAAATAAGTATTGGAAAGAGCGGTATGGATACCACAAACGTTCACTCTCAGAAACAGCGATGTATCGAGTTAAACAGTTGCTAGGAGGGAAACTGAGCTTAAGAAATTACAATGCCCAGGTGGGTGAAACTTACGCGATGATAAAAGCGTTGAACAAGCTTACTGGGTTAGGTATGCCTGAAACTTGTCGTATTGATTAA
- a CDS encoding TrlF family AAA-like ATPase has product MSNVHSRFSHGSEWIRADFHLHTRADKEFKYSGSENDYINSYVAGLEKAGIGLGVISNHNKFELDEFKQMRKKARKKGVGLLPGVELSVKDGQAGVHTLVIFSDEWVINKENENYIQSFLNVTFAGQANFEQENARSNHDLKETVRELDKFERDYFLVFAHVEADNGLWGALKPGPIGDLFASEAFRKRVLGFQKVATRDKKDKLISVMNGYFVAEVEGSDPKSIEQIGKGKISYLKVGDFSFDAVKFALINHRYRVNSQVVEVAHSHIDSIHFEGEGSLGGQTVSFSSELNTLIGIRGSGKSSVLEAIRYALNIPLGVKSMDKDYKNDLVHHLLNNGGAICINARDRHGQAYQIKRINNKAPDVMVNGVVQPGVSIRETVLYNPIYFGQKDLSSSGEGFEKDLIEKLVGDSLEPIRQQILAKKQAVIDVIKQIKKLSTDKQAKQEWFQKKQDAEFSLKIYQDNGIEEKLQKQIEFDRDERKLVDATSNAKKFYMELQDFIEEQKSILLLLSSYESKENNPFFEEYRKLYQPILEQLKLMDKIASGSATLIEPLESKLQSFKLAKNSNKEAFAEIERKLSAELREKGIQSLKIEDFRKIKTQIDQAGKVLKALELSDSKHQQLKGDLTDELCKLEQLRTEEFNQIEKCIARVNQQDSPLKILASYKSNSTSTLNMMQDAYRGSGIRGTTLQGLIEKFGDFCSMRNAWDDVRKMVSNYEVFNEYFQKNIEELLTWQVPNQYVIEYHGKALKQHSLGQRASALMLFVLSQQDNDVVIIDQPEDDLDNQTIYDDVIKMLTKLKPSTQFIFATHNANIPVLGDAEQVVCCRYDDQKTELFSGSIDNKQVQQQIVSIMEGGQEAFDKRKQVYEVWKS; this is encoded by the coding sequence ATGAGCAATGTACATTCGCGATTTAGTCATGGCAGTGAGTGGATTCGAGCTGACTTTCACTTGCACACCCGTGCGGATAAAGAATTTAAGTATTCGGGGAGTGAGAATGATTATATCAATAGTTATGTTGCTGGGCTCGAAAAAGCGGGTATAGGCCTTGGTGTAATTAGTAACCACAATAAATTTGAACTCGATGAATTTAAGCAAATGCGTAAAAAAGCGCGCAAGAAGGGGGTAGGTTTACTTCCTGGGGTCGAGTTATCGGTCAAGGATGGGCAAGCCGGAGTTCATACTTTAGTGATTTTTTCCGATGAATGGGTCATCAATAAAGAAAATGAAAACTATATTCAGAGCTTTCTAAACGTCACCTTTGCAGGGCAAGCTAATTTTGAGCAAGAGAATGCTAGGTCTAATCATGACTTAAAAGAAACAGTTCGGGAACTCGACAAGTTTGAAAGAGACTATTTTTTAGTTTTCGCCCATGTAGAAGCAGATAATGGTTTGTGGGGGGCGTTAAAGCCCGGACCAATAGGTGATCTTTTTGCTAGTGAGGCATTTAGAAAGCGTGTTCTTGGTTTTCAAAAAGTCGCCACTCGTGATAAGAAAGATAAGCTAATTTCTGTTATGAATGGCTATTTTGTGGCAGAAGTTGAAGGCAGTGACCCTAAGAGTATTGAGCAAATTGGTAAGGGAAAAATAAGCTACTTGAAAGTTGGGGACTTTTCGTTTGATGCGGTTAAGTTTGCTTTAATCAATCATAGGTACAGAGTAAATAGTCAGGTAGTCGAAGTTGCTCATTCACATATTGATAGTATTCACTTTGAAGGGGAAGGCTCGCTTGGTGGCCAAACGGTATCCTTTTCTTCTGAATTAAATACGTTAATTGGCATCCGTGGTAGCGGTAAGTCATCGGTTCTAGAAGCTATTAGGTATGCACTAAACATCCCGTTAGGCGTTAAGTCGATGGATAAGGATTATAAAAATGATTTAGTTCATCATTTATTAAATAACGGTGGAGCTATTTGTATCAATGCTAGAGATCGGCATGGTCAAGCTTATCAAATTAAAAGAATTAACAATAAAGCACCAGACGTTATGGTAAACGGTGTTGTGCAGCCTGGGGTGTCAATACGTGAAACAGTGTTGTACAACCCTATTTATTTTGGCCAAAAAGATTTATCGAGCAGTGGCGAAGGGTTTGAAAAAGACTTGATTGAGAAATTGGTAGGTGACTCACTGGAACCAATTCGTCAGCAAATTTTGGCAAAGAAACAAGCTGTCATTGATGTGATCAAACAAATCAAGAAGCTCTCGACAGATAAGCAAGCAAAGCAAGAATGGTTTCAGAAAAAACAGGACGCAGAGTTCAGTTTAAAAATTTACCAAGATAACGGTATTGAAGAAAAGCTTCAGAAGCAAATAGAGTTTGATCGAGATGAACGTAAACTTGTGGATGCGACAAGTAATGCAAAAAAATTCTATATGGAACTTCAAGATTTCATTGAAGAGCAAAAAAGTATACTACTACTTTTAAGCAGTTATGAATCAAAAGAGAATAACCCGTTTTTTGAAGAGTACCGTAAGCTGTATCAGCCTATTTTAGAACAACTTAAATTAATGGATAAAATAGCTTCAGGGTCAGCAACGCTCATCGAGCCTTTAGAGAGTAAACTTCAAAGCTTTAAGTTGGCTAAAAATTCTAATAAAGAAGCTTTTGCAGAAATAGAGCGTAAGTTATCTGCCGAACTTAGGGAAAAGGGAATCCAATCTCTAAAAATTGAAGATTTTAGAAAAATAAAAACGCAGATTGATCAAGCGGGGAAGGTGTTAAAAGCATTGGAGTTAAGTGATAGTAAGCATCAACAGCTTAAAGGTGATCTAACAGATGAGTTGTGTAAACTTGAGCAATTAAGAACCGAAGAGTTCAATCAGATAGAAAAGTGCATTGCTCGTGTTAACCAACAAGACTCACCACTTAAAATATTGGCGAGCTATAAATCGAATTCAACGTCTACGTTAAATATGATGCAGGATGCTTATAGGGGGAGTGGTATACGTGGTACGACTCTTCAGGGGCTTATCGAAAAGTTCGGTGATTTTTGTTCAATGAGAAATGCATGGGATGATGTAAGAAAGATGGTCTCAAATTACGAAGTGTTTAATGAATACTTTCAAAAGAATATTGAAGAGCTCTTAACTTGGCAAGTCCCTAATCAATATGTGATTGAATATCATGGTAAAGCTTTAAAGCAGCATTCACTTGGTCAAAGAGCTTCTGCATTAATGCTTTTTGTACTAAGTCAGCAAGATAACGATGTAGTGATAATTGATCAACCAGAAGATGATTTAGATAACCAAACAATATATGACGATGTAATTAAGATGCTCACAAAACTTAAGCCATCTACGCAATTTATTTTTGCTACTCATAATGCAAATATTCCGGTACTTGGGGATGCAGAGCAAGTTGTTTGCTGTCGTTATGACGATCAAAAGACAGAACTATTTTCAGGTAGTATTGATAATAAACAAGTTCAGCAACAGATTGTGTCAATAATGGAAGGTGGTCAAGAAGCCTTTGATAAACGTAAGCAGGTGTATGAAGTATGGAAGTCATAG
- a CDS encoding IS110 family transposase, which yields MLTKNVIAIDLAKNVLQACHISIYGEMLSNKPLSRQKMKEFLAKAKPSIVAMEGCCGCHYWGQLAEKFGHEVRIINPKKVKGYLEGHKTDHNDALAIANAAIQIGIKYSRPKSLEQQSMHSLETSRRFLSRSVVSLGLHIRGTILGYGIANPRGEKGLKASVQTVLDGETSIPANVVSVLSMLWEQYKELKAKLIAFEKEKNALTRQIEPCQRLMEIEGVGETTAAMLYTTLGDGKQFKNGRQASAFVGLTPKQHSSGGKVFMVGIDKCGGVKELRSLLYLGAMSYVGRLPEKPKTQKDAWLRSIIDRIGFKKACIALANKVVRTAWAMLRYESEYKPVLLTD from the coding sequence ATGTTGACTAAAAATGTTATCGCGATCGACCTAGCAAAAAATGTTCTGCAAGCCTGCCATATCAGTATTTACGGTGAGATGCTGTCCAATAAACCTTTAAGTCGACAGAAAATGAAAGAGTTTCTTGCCAAGGCTAAGCCTTCCATTGTCGCCATGGAAGGTTGTTGCGGCTGCCACTACTGGGGGCAATTAGCTGAAAAGTTTGGACACGAAGTGCGGATTATCAACCCGAAGAAAGTGAAAGGCTACCTAGAAGGACATAAAACTGATCATAATGATGCCCTTGCTATCGCTAATGCCGCTATCCAAATTGGTATCAAGTACAGCCGTCCAAAGTCATTAGAACAACAATCTATGCATTCATTAGAAACCAGCCGTAGGTTCTTATCTCGTAGTGTGGTTTCCTTAGGGCTTCACATTAGAGGGACGATTTTGGGCTACGGGATAGCAAACCCTAGAGGTGAAAAAGGTTTAAAAGCGTCGGTTCAAACAGTACTTGATGGAGAGACCTCAATACCAGCAAATGTTGTATCCGTTCTGTCCATGTTGTGGGAGCAATATAAAGAACTGAAAGCAAAACTCATCGCGTTCGAAAAAGAGAAAAATGCGTTAACCCGTCAGATAGAACCATGCCAACGATTAATGGAAATTGAAGGTGTTGGTGAAACAACAGCTGCGATGCTTTATACCACTCTGGGTGATGGAAAGCAGTTCAAGAATGGAAGGCAAGCTTCAGCGTTTGTTGGTCTTACGCCCAAACAACACAGTTCAGGTGGTAAGGTCTTTATGGTTGGGATCGATAAATGCGGTGGTGTGAAAGAGCTACGCTCCCTTCTCTATCTTGGTGCAATGTCTTACGTTGGACGACTACCAGAAAAACCGAAGACTCAAAAGGATGCTTGGTTGAGGAGTATCATAGATCGTATCGGATTCAAGAAGGCCTGCATTGCACTGGCGAACAAAGTGGTACGGACTGCATGGGCAATGTTACGGTATGAATCTGAATATAAACCTGTTTTACTCACCGATTAA